In Flammeovirgaceae bacterium 311, one DNA window encodes the following:
- a CDS encoding 4-hydroxythreonine-4-phosphate dehydrogenase (COG1995 Pyridoxal phosphate biosynthesis protein), with protein sequence MSDISLHKPVIGISLGDINGIGPEVVMKALSDVRMLEMITPVIYGSTKVLGYYRKALKLNNFQYQHMDNGPQQAHVNVVNCWEELIEITTGQATPDGGRAALLALQHAVRDLKAGVIEGIVTAPINKHNIQTEEFQFPGHTEYFTKEFETKDSLMLLCSGNLRVGVVTGHVPLAKVPQLITRERVQHKLNILERTLKQDFGINKPRIAVLGLNPHAGEDGLLGTEEQEVIIPLIEDFKNKGKLVFGPFPADGFFGNDAYNKFDGILAMYHDQGLIPFKTLAFELGVNYTAGLPIVRTSPDHGTAYDIAGQNIASEASFREAIYLACDIARRRKEKEN encoded by the coding sequence ATGAGCGATATTTCTCTGCACAAGCCTGTGATCGGCATCAGCCTGGGCGACATCAACGGCATTGGTCCTGAGGTGGTGATGAAGGCACTTTCAGATGTCCGTATGCTGGAAATGATCACCCCAGTGATCTATGGGTCTACCAAAGTACTTGGCTACTACAGAAAAGCCCTGAAACTAAATAATTTTCAGTACCAGCACATGGACAATGGTCCGCAGCAGGCCCATGTAAATGTGGTAAACTGCTGGGAGGAGCTGATTGAAATAACCACGGGGCAGGCAACACCCGATGGAGGGCGTGCTGCCCTGCTTGCCCTGCAGCATGCAGTTCGCGATTTAAAAGCAGGCGTGATCGAGGGCATTGTAACGGCGCCCATCAATAAACATAATATCCAGACGGAGGAATTTCAGTTTCCGGGCCATACTGAATATTTCACCAAGGAGTTTGAAACCAAAGACAGCCTGATGCTACTCTGCAGCGGTAATCTGCGGGTGGGTGTGGTTACAGGACATGTGCCGCTTGCAAAGGTGCCCCAGCTTATTACCAGAGAGCGGGTGCAGCACAAACTGAACATACTGGAACGTACCCTGAAGCAGGACTTTGGTATCAACAAGCCACGAATTGCTGTGCTGGGCCTTAACCCGCACGCTGGGGAAGACGGGCTGCTGGGCACCGAAGAGCAGGAAGTAATTATTCCATTGATCGAAGACTTTAAGAATAAAGGCAAGCTTGTTTTCGGGCCCTTTCCTGCCGATGGATTTTTTGGCAATGATGCATACAATAAATTTGATGGCATCCTGGCCATGTACCACGACCAGGGCCTGATTCCTTTCAAAACACTGGCCTTTGAGCTGGGGGTAAACTACACCGCCGGGCTGCCCATTGTACGCACCTCGCCTGATCATGGCACTGCCTACGACATAGCCGGACAAAACATTGCCAGCGAAGCCTCCTTCAGGGAAGCTATTTACCTGGCCTGCGATATTGCCAGAAGAAGAAAGGAAAAAGAGAATTAA
- a CDS encoding Putative cation efflux system protein silA (COG3696 Putative silver efflux pump): MIEKLISFSLHNRYMVLLIAAVLFGWGIYSVNTNKVDAIPDLSENQVIVFTEWMGRSPELIEDQITYPLVTQLQGMPQVKYVRGTSMFGMSFIYVIFEDATDVYWARERVLERLASTGNMLPEGVSPTLGPDGTGVGHILWYTLDAKGMDLGEQRALQDWYVKFALQNVPGVSEVASFGGFQKQYQITLDPNKLTYYNVSVPQVIQSVRANNNEAGGRKFEQSSIGYIIKTTGYLESVEEIEDIALTTRNSIPVRVRDVASVQMSGESRLGIFDLNGEGEAVGGIVVMRYGENAAEVIERVKVKMEEVAKGLPKGVGFNIVYDRSGLINDSISSVRTTLIEEMLVASLVVLIFLFHWRSALIILIQLPLSVAIGFILLNAFDISSNIMSLTGIALSIGVIIDDAIVMVENSYRHLADATNKEISE; encoded by the coding sequence ATGATTGAAAAGTTAATATCCTTTTCATTGCACAACCGCTATATGGTGCTGCTCATTGCTGCGGTACTATTTGGTTGGGGCATATACTCAGTCAATACCAACAAGGTAGATGCTATCCCGGATCTTTCTGAAAACCAGGTGATAGTGTTTACTGAGTGGATGGGCCGCAGCCCGGAGCTGATAGAAGATCAGATTACCTATCCGCTGGTAACCCAGCTGCAGGGCATGCCTCAGGTAAAGTATGTGCGGGGTACCTCCATGTTTGGCATGAGCTTTATCTATGTGATCTTCGAGGATGCAACTGATGTATACTGGGCCCGGGAGCGGGTGCTGGAGCGGCTGGCATCTACAGGCAATATGCTGCCGGAAGGTGTCTCTCCCACCCTGGGACCAGATGGTACCGGCGTAGGCCATATTCTCTGGTATACCCTGGATGCTAAAGGAATGGACCTGGGTGAGCAGCGGGCGCTGCAGGACTGGTATGTAAAATTTGCCCTGCAGAACGTGCCCGGCGTGAGCGAAGTAGCCTCCTTTGGCGGTTTTCAGAAGCAGTACCAGATTACGCTCGATCCCAACAAACTCACCTATTATAATGTATCTGTGCCCCAGGTCATCCAGTCGGTGCGGGCCAATAATAATGAGGCGGGCGGACGCAAGTTTGAACAGAGCAGCATTGGCTACATCATCAAAACCACCGGTTACCTGGAGTCGGTAGAGGAAATCGAGGACATTGCCCTGACTACCCGCAATTCCATTCCCGTGCGGGTGCGCGATGTAGCCTCTGTGCAGATGAGTGGCGAAAGCCGCCTGGGCATCTTCGACCTCAATGGCGAAGGAGAAGCTGTGGGTGGCATTGTGGTGATGCGCTATGGCGAGAATGCCGCAGAGGTGATCGAGCGGGTAAAGGTTAAAATGGAAGAAGTGGCCAAAGGCCTGCCCAAAGGTGTTGGCTTCAACATTGTGTACGACCGCAGTGGCCTTATCAACGACTCCATCTCATCCGTCAGAACCACGCTGATAGAAGAGATGCTCGTAGCCTCCCTGGTGGTACTCATATTCCTGTTCCACTGGCGCAGCGCCCTGATCATCCTGATTCAGCTGCCCCTTTCGGTTGCCATTGGCTTTATCCTGCTCAACGCCTTCGACATCTCTTCCAACATCATGTCCCTCACCGGCATTGCCCTTTCTATAGGGGTAATTATCGATGATGCCATTGTGATGGTAGAGAACAGCTACAGGCATCTGGCGGATGCGACGAATAAGGAAATTAGTGAATGA
- a CDS encoding acriflavin resistance protein (COG3696 Putative silver efflux pump) → MKLTKEQRLSIIEKASKQVGPSVFWSTVIVITSFLPVFLLTGQEGRLFSPLAWTKTFILIVDAIVAITLTPVLISFFLKGKFRSEAKNPVNRGLERVYGPVLRWCLEWRKTTLAINIIALLIAIPMLFNLGTEFMPPLDESSILFMPVTLPDISNEEAKRILQVQDKIIKSVPEVESVLGKAGRASTATDNSPISMIETIIMLKPQSEWREGITKQDIIRELDSKLQIPGVVNGWTQPIINRINMLATGIRTDVGIKVYGQNLDTISAVSERVKSALEGVSGVKDLYVEPITGGKYLEIDIQRGALGRYGLTVDDVNMTVESALGGMPIGNTVEGRQRFAINVRLAQEYRNSVERIRRIPIQTPDAGTIPLSAVANIGFTDGPPMINSENAQLRGAVLFNVRDRDLGSTVKEAMAALSENSAGVPEGYYLEWSGQWENQVRANQTLQFIIPLVLVIIFLILYFSFKSMKEALLNLVTIPFALVGGVYIVYFWGVNLSVAVAVGFIALFGLAIETAMVMVVYLNEAMKDMVELKGNSRETLTNKDIREWVYRGAAKRLRPKIMTVSVALFGLIPVLWATGVGTDVMLPIVLPMIGGVFTSSIHILLVTPVVFEMTKEHELRKQGKLEIYDVKH, encoded by the coding sequence ATGAAACTAACCAAAGAGCAAAGGCTCTCTATCATAGAAAAAGCAAGCAAGCAGGTAGGGCCCAGTGTATTCTGGAGCACGGTGATTGTGATCACCTCCTTTCTGCCGGTGTTTTTGCTGACAGGGCAGGAAGGCAGGCTGTTCAGCCCGCTTGCCTGGACCAAGACATTTATCCTGATTGTGGATGCCATCGTAGCCATTACGCTGACACCGGTGCTTATATCCTTTTTTCTGAAAGGGAAATTCAGGAGCGAAGCCAAAAACCCGGTAAACCGCGGCCTGGAGCGGGTGTACGGACCCGTGCTGAGGTGGTGCCTGGAGTGGCGCAAAACAACGCTGGCCATTAATATAATTGCCCTGCTGATTGCCATTCCCATGCTATTCAACCTGGGCACAGAGTTTATGCCGCCGCTAGACGAGAGCTCCATCCTTTTCATGCCTGTTACCTTGCCTGATATCTCCAATGAGGAAGCCAAGCGTATTCTGCAGGTACAGGATAAGATCATCAAATCGGTACCAGAAGTAGAAAGCGTATTGGGCAAAGCAGGCCGTGCCAGCACTGCAACCGATAACTCCCCCATCAGTATGATTGAAACCATCATAATGCTGAAGCCGCAATCGGAGTGGCGGGAGGGAATTACCAAACAGGACATTATCCGGGAGCTGGATAGCAAGCTGCAGATACCCGGCGTGGTAAATGGATGGACACAGCCCATCATTAACCGCATTAACATGCTGGCTACCGGCATCCGTACCGATGTGGGCATTAAAGTATACGGGCAGAACCTGGATACCATCAGTGCGGTGTCGGAGCGGGTAAAGTCAGCGCTGGAGGGTGTAAGCGGGGTGAAAGATCTGTATGTAGAACCTATTACCGGTGGCAAATACCTGGAAATAGATATTCAGCGCGGAGCACTGGGCCGCTATGGTCTGACGGTAGACGATGTCAACATGACGGTAGAGTCGGCGCTTGGCGGTATGCCCATCGGCAATACTGTGGAAGGGCGACAGCGTTTTGCCATCAATGTACGGCTGGCACAGGAGTACCGCAATAGCGTGGAGCGCATCAGGCGAATCCCCATCCAGACACCCGATGCCGGAACAATCCCCCTTTCGGCCGTTGCCAATATAGGCTTTACCGACGGACCACCCATGATCAATTCAGAAAATGCCCAGCTGCGCGGTGCTGTGCTCTTCAATGTGCGCGATCGTGATTTGGGCAGTACGGTTAAGGAAGCCATGGCAGCACTAAGTGAAAATTCAGCCGGCGTACCCGAAGGTTATTACCTGGAGTGGAGCGGACAATGGGAGAACCAGGTACGGGCAAACCAGACCCTGCAGTTCATCATACCGCTGGTGCTGGTAATCATTTTCCTGATTCTCTACTTCTCTTTTAAATCCATGAAGGAGGCGCTGCTGAACCTGGTAACCATTCCTTTTGCCCTGGTGGGCGGGGTTTATATTGTGTATTTCTGGGGCGTGAATTTATCAGTGGCGGTAGCGGTAGGCTTTATTGCCCTCTTTGGCCTAGCCATTGAAACGGCCATGGTGATGGTGGTATACCTGAACGAAGCAATGAAAGACATGGTGGAGTTAAAGGGAAATTCCCGCGAAACCCTTACAAACAAAGATATCCGCGAGTGGGTGTACCGAGGTGCTGCAAAACGCTTGCGCCCCAAGATCATGACGGTTTCGGTAGCCCTGTTTGGTTTGATCCCCGTGCTGTGGGCAACAGGCGTGGGCACCGATGTTATGCTCCCCATTGTACTCCCCATGATTGGCGGGGTATTTACTTCCTCCATCCATATTCTGCTGGTAACGCCGGTAGTTTTTGAAATGACCAAAGAACACGAACTGCGCAAGCAGGGTAAACTGGAAATTTACGATGTTAAGCATTAG
- a CDS encoding outer membrane protein-like protein (COG1538 Outer membrane protein) produces MGPITYAQQQAVSLDSVLRQVDRNNPMLQQWGTRARARQAAAEGATAWMPPMVGGGVFMMPYPGQDVMAEGERGSIMISAEQDIPNPVKQRATQSYFNSRASLEEANRAVQYNQLRAEVKKAYYSWLVLEKKMAVLEENQRIMEFMLKLARIRYPYSQGSLGSIYMAEARLHEVENMQLMIASQIRQQNIQLNTLMNLPRQQEYRIDTTGTLPAPVVLEQVDTGFLSSRRSDIGLMNRTISSMRLDVEREKLQRLPDFRIRFDHMTPLSGMMPQQFTLMGMVSIPIAPWSSRMYRSGTRAMNLDIQAMEQEREGMLLEAEGMARSMALELNAMRQQAENYRLKIIPALRKNYDATMLAYEQNTSELPLAIDAWEALNMAQMEYLNKLQSLYEMAVEYERIIEE; encoded by the coding sequence ATGGGCCCCATTACCTATGCACAGCAACAAGCTGTAAGCCTGGATAGTGTGCTGCGGCAGGTAGACAGGAACAATCCAATGCTGCAGCAGTGGGGAACCAGGGCCAGAGCCAGGCAGGCCGCTGCAGAAGGCGCCACAGCCTGGATGCCTCCCATGGTGGGCGGCGGTGTGTTTATGATGCCCTATCCGGGTCAGGATGTAATGGCTGAAGGTGAAAGAGGATCCATCATGATCTCTGCAGAGCAGGATATTCCTAATCCTGTAAAACAGCGGGCCACACAATCCTATTTCAACTCCAGGGCTTCCCTGGAAGAAGCAAACCGGGCTGTACAGTACAACCAGCTAAGGGCCGAGGTGAAAAAAGCCTACTACAGCTGGCTGGTGCTGGAAAAGAAAATGGCAGTGCTGGAAGAAAACCAGCGCATCATGGAATTTATGCTGAAGCTGGCAAGGATACGCTACCCCTACAGCCAGGGGAGCCTGGGCAGCATTTATATGGCCGAGGCACGCCTGCATGAGGTGGAGAATATGCAGCTGATGATTGCCAGCCAGATCCGGCAGCAGAACATTCAGCTCAACACGCTCATGAACCTTCCACGCCAGCAGGAGTACCGCATCGACACCACCGGCACCCTGCCAGCGCCTGTTGTACTGGAGCAGGTTGATACTGGTTTTCTTAGCAGTCGCCGCAGCGATATTGGGCTGATGAACCGTACCATCTCCTCCATGCGGCTGGATGTGGAGCGCGAAAAATTGCAGCGCCTGCCTGATTTCAGGATTCGCTTTGACCACATGACGCCTTTGAGTGGGATGATGCCGCAGCAGTTTACGCTTATGGGCATGGTCTCCATTCCAATTGCCCCCTGGTCATCGCGCATGTACCGCTCCGGTACCCGCGCCATGAATCTTGACATACAGGCTATGGAGCAGGAACGGGAAGGCATGCTGCTCGAAGCCGAAGGCATGGCCCGCAGCATGGCGCTGGAGCTGAACGCTATGCGGCAGCAGGCAGAAAATTACAGGCTTAAGATCATTCCCGCACTGCGTAAAAATTACGATGCCACCATGCTGGCCTATGAGCAGAATACCTCGGAGCTACCCCTGGCCATAGATGCATGGGAAGCCCTAAACATGGCCCAGATGGAGTACCTCAACAAGCTTCAGAGCCTGTACGAGATGGCAGTGGAGTACGAGAGGATTATAGAAGAGTAA
- a CDS encoding Cu(I)/Ag(I) efflux system membrane protein CusB (COG0845 Membrane-fusion protein), which yields MKIKLNIYLLLIPALLLWGGCGNTDKDQSAHEHGAGETTYTCPMHPQIVQNEPGSCPICGMDLVLQAAHGESVEITEDLAFLLEPTNRTVVASISTTSPVMKAVETSVKMEGIITYDPRRVYNIPARVGGRIEQLYVRYNYQPISKGQKLMEIYSPELVTAQKELLYLVQSAGEDTQLIEGAKQRLLLLGATQEQVNRLIRTGEASYTFPLYSPYSGYVIGLNNTPPTATSGSMQNRSTPAAGGGMAGMGGGAGGTAPAAGNIGSGGNAGEGLPLREGMYIAAGQALLRVVNTEQLWAEFNIPAGYVSSIAKGAPVEITFPGLPDERLEAQVDFFQPFYEAGENFARLRVYLPGQQSAAMVGQLVSGSARYTTPPSLWVPKEAVLDIGSRSVAFVKQGAAFRPVAVSTGISEEGQTQILDGLQENDVLASNAQFMVDSESFIRVNN from the coding sequence ATGAAAATAAAACTAAATATATATCTGCTCCTGATTCCGGCACTCCTGCTTTGGGGGGGGTGCGGCAATACGGACAAGGATCAAAGTGCGCATGAGCATGGTGCAGGGGAAACTACTTATACCTGCCCCATGCACCCGCAGATTGTGCAGAACGAGCCTGGCTCCTGTCCTATTTGTGGCATGGATCTGGTGCTTCAGGCGGCACATGGGGAAAGCGTGGAAATAACTGAAGATCTGGCCTTTCTGCTGGAACCCACCAACAGAACCGTGGTAGCTTCTATCTCCACTACCTCACCGGTGATGAAAGCTGTGGAAACCAGTGTAAAAATGGAAGGTATCATCACCTACGATCCCCGCAGGGTCTATAACATTCCGGCCAGGGTGGGTGGCCGAATTGAGCAACTGTACGTGAGGTACAATTACCAACCCATCAGCAAAGGCCAGAAGCTGATGGAAATATACAGCCCCGAGCTGGTTACTGCCCAGAAAGAGCTGCTGTACCTAGTACAGTCGGCCGGAGAAGATACGCAGCTAATCGAAGGCGCCAAACAACGGCTCCTCCTGCTGGGTGCCACACAGGAACAGGTAAACCGCCTGATACGCACCGGAGAGGCCAGCTATACCTTCCCTCTGTACAGTCCATACAGCGGCTATGTAATTGGCCTGAACAACACGCCACCCACGGCCACGTCCGGTTCCATGCAAAACCGCAGCACCCCTGCCGCCGGTGGTGGCATGGCAGGTATGGGTGGTGGCGCAGGTGGCACTGCCCCGGCAGCTGGCAACATTGGTTCTGGCGGCAATGCCGGTGAGGGCCTTCCCCTTAGGGAGGGCATGTATATAGCAGCCGGTCAGGCGCTGCTGAGGGTGGTAAATACCGAGCAGCTTTGGGCAGAGTTTAACATTCCGGCCGGCTATGTAAGCAGCATTGCAAAAGGGGCACCGGTAGAGATCACCTTCCCCGGTTTGCCTGACGAGCGTCTGGAGGCGCAGGTAGATTTCTTTCAGCCTTTCTATGAGGCAGGTGAAAATTTTGCCCGTCTGCGGGTGTATCTGCCGGGACAGCAAAGTGCAGCCATGGTAGGACAGCTGGTCAGTGGCAGTGCCCGCTATACCACCCCACCCTCGCTATGGGTGCCAAAAGAAGCGGTACTGGATATAGGCAGCCGCTCCGTTGCTTTTGTAAAGCAGGGAGCCGCTTTCAGGCCCGTAGCAGTGAGCACCGGCATCAGCGAAGAGGGCCAGACGCAAATACTGGATGGCCTTCAGGAAAATGATGTGCTCGCCAGCAATGCCCAGTTTATGGTAGACAGCGAGAGCTTTATCCGCGTAAACAATTAA
- a CDS encoding efflux transporter, RND family, MFP subunit (COG0845 Membrane-fusion protein): MKAITSILILFLLLAGVACNEGGHEEHAGSQNYTCPMHPQIVETKPGTCPICFMDLVPVSKGGNNAGELMLSESQILLANIQTMAVQAGTSTNNTILTGRLVLDETQNELISSRAAGRVERLYIKESGQTVRKGQPLYELYSEELLTLKQEYLLALEQNRQLGAQQPRFASFLEAARKKLLLYGLTDAQIRQLVNSGNPEPTITFLAPASGVITEVAATEGQYVPEGGVLYRLGDLSTIWVEAELYPQEARDMRTGDPVQVEIQGFGRQPVAARVSFISPEFRQGSQVVVMRAQLPNPEASYLPGMQANVLVPRQSSAISLPNDAVIRGQQGSHVWVQTGEGTFQARAVELGEANFDSVAVRSGLAQGENVVISGAYLLYSEHVLKKGGEPVAGMPAAQAVELTQTPTDAFVEDNILDYSQQTPEAFKQQLNTVVQAYLSLKNALVTGNPEASSGAAASLATALNETNDGFLKDEAGTFWLEKKAFLLQHIKQNQALADIEAKRENFIYISQPLIKVVESFGAPENLFVQFCPMANNDQGAYWLSSEPEIRNPYYGDAMLRCGEVVKEL; this comes from the coding sequence ATGAAAGCAATCACATCTATATTAATCCTCTTTCTGCTCTTAGCAGGTGTAGCCTGCAACGAAGGCGGGCATGAGGAGCATGCCGGCAGCCAGAATTACACCTGCCCCATGCACCCGCAAATTGTAGAGACTAAGCCCGGCACCTGCCCTATTTGTTTTATGGACCTGGTACCCGTATCCAAAGGCGGCAACAATGCAGGTGAGCTGATGCTTAGCGAAAGCCAGATCCTGCTGGCCAATATTCAAACCATGGCGGTTCAGGCAGGCACCTCCACCAACAATACCATCCTCACCGGCAGGCTGGTGCTGGACGAAACCCAAAACGAACTGATCAGCAGCCGGGCGGCAGGCCGGGTGGAGCGCCTGTACATCAAAGAAAGTGGACAGACAGTGCGCAAAGGGCAACCGCTCTACGAGCTATACAGCGAAGAGCTGCTTACCCTGAAGCAGGAGTACCTTCTGGCTCTTGAGCAAAACCGGCAGCTGGGAGCCCAGCAACCCCGCTTTGCCTCCTTCCTGGAAGCAGCCCGTAAAAAGCTCCTGCTTTACGGACTTACCGATGCACAGATCAGGCAGCTGGTCAATAGCGGAAATCCGGAGCCTACCATTACATTCCTGGCGCCTGCTTCGGGGGTGATAACTGAGGTTGCCGCCACCGAGGGGCAGTATGTGCCGGAGGGTGGTGTATTGTACCGCCTGGGCGATTTAAGCACCATCTGGGTGGAAGCCGAACTTTACCCGCAGGAGGCCAGGGACATGCGCACCGGAGATCCTGTTCAGGTAGAAATCCAGGGCTTTGGCAGGCAGCCAGTTGCTGCCAGGGTAAGCTTTATCAGCCCGGAATTTCGGCAGGGCAGCCAGGTGGTGGTGATGCGGGCCCAATTACCAAACCCTGAAGCCAGCTACTTGCCCGGCATGCAGGCAAACGTGCTGGTGCCACGGCAATCCAGTGCCATATCCTTACCTAACGATGCCGTGATCCGTGGCCAGCAGGGAAGCCATGTATGGGTGCAGACAGGTGAAGGTACCTTCCAGGCCCGCGCTGTGGAGCTTGGTGAAGCTAATTTCGACAGTGTGGCAGTTCGATCCGGCCTGGCACAGGGAGAAAATGTAGTGATCTCAGGTGCCTATCTGCTGTACAGCGAACATGTGCTGAAAAAAGGAGGCGAGCCTGTTGCAGGAATGCCTGCCGCTCAGGCAGTAGAACTGACACAAACACCTACCGATGCCTTTGTTGAAGATAATATTCTGGATTACAGCCAACAAACACCTGAAGCATTCAAACAACAGCTTAATACTGTTGTGCAGGCTTATTTAAGCCTGAAGAATGCGCTGGTTACAGGAAATCCTGAAGCATCTTCCGGGGCTGCGGCATCATTGGCTACTGCGCTTAATGAAACCAATGATGGGTTCCTAAAAGACGAAGCTGGCACATTCTGGCTGGAGAAGAAAGCCTTTCTGCTTCAGCACATCAAACAGAATCAGGCACTTGCAGACATTGAAGCCAAAAGAGAAAATTTCATTTACATTTCGCAGCCCCTCATAAAGGTGGTAGAAAGCTTTGGCGCTCCCGAAAATTTGTTTGTACAGTTCTGCCCCATGGCCAACAATGACCAGGGTGCTTACTGGCTTAGCAGCGAACCCGAAATCCGCAACCCCTACTATGGCGATGCCATGCTTCGCTGCGGAGAAGTCGTGAAAGAATTGTAA